Genomic segment of Nocardioides plantarum:
GGGCTCGGGCCGCAGGCCCGCGATGGCCGGGCCCAGCGGCGTACGGCCGGCGCCGCCGGGGCGGGCCCGCAGTCGCAGGTAGGCCGTCTGACGATCGGGCACCGGGAGGTCGCTGGTACGCCGGGAGGCGCCGATCACGAGCACCGGCCGTCGCCGCGAGCCGGAGAAGGCGTCGTGGTGGAGGGCGAGCACGGCGCGGGCGAGGTCGACCGTGCCCCGGTCGACCCGGGGACGCGTGACGGCGGTGAGGTCCTCGAGCGCCGAGTCACGCTCGCCGGCCCCCTCGAACCGGGCCGGCGGCGAGACCACGGCCTCCCCCAGGCGGCGCACGCTCGAGGCCAGGAACCCGTGCGGCGACCTCCGGTCCCCGATGCCGCGGGCCCTGGTGCGCAGCTCACGCCCCGCGACCGACCCCGCGACGGCGAGCAGGCCGAGACCGTCGACGACCCCGTGGTGGGCGCCGACCAGGAGCCTGGTGCCGTCGCTGCTCAGCGCCAGCCGCAGCAGCGCCGAGGTCGGGCCGTACGGCGCCGCGGCCACGTCGGCGCGGACGCCGGTCCACTGGGAGTCGGCGGGCCGGGTCACCGCCGGGGCGGCACCGAGGTGGGGGTGGCCGGCGCACAGGGCGGCGGCCCGCTCCCGCAGCGTCTCGGCATCAGCGGACGCGCTCAGCGTGAGCTCGACGCAGATGCCCCAGGTGGTGGCCGGGTCGCCGTACATCCCGACGACCTCACGTGCTTCGCGGACCGAGGGGTCCAGCCGTGCACGACCTCCGCGCGGGGTCGGACGCACCACGAGCACCTCAGGCATAGTTGCGGCTGACAGGACCCTTCAACCTATCGCGAACCGAGGACCCACGGACCACATGACAGCCGCCGCCACCCGACCGGGTTCGACGACGCGTGGCCTGCTGCGCGCGATCCGGCCCCGTCAGTGGAGCAAGAACCTCCTCGTCCTCGCCGCCCCCGTGCTCTCGGGCGAGCTCGCCGAGGGCGACGTGGTCCGGCAGACGTCGATCGCGTTCGTCGCGTTCTGCTGCGCCGCCTCGGGGGTCTACCTGATCAACGACGCCGGCGACATCGAGGCCGACCGGGCCCACCCGACCAAGCGCAACCGGCCGATCGCGGCGGGCATCGTGCCGCAGCGGACGGCGTACGTCGTGGGCGTCGTCCTCAACCTCGTCGCGGTCGCCCTGGCACTGCTGGCCGGATGGGAGCTGGCCGTCGTCGTGACGACCTACCTGGTCATGTCCGCGGTCTACTCGCGGTGGCTCAAGCACGAGCCCGTCCTCGACATCGCGATCATCGCCTCGGGCTTCCTGCTCCGCGCGATCGCCGGGGGCGTGGCCTCGGGCATCGAGCTGTCGCAGTGGTTCCTGCTGAGCGCCTCGTTCGGCTCGCTGTTCATGGCCGCCGGCAAGCGGTACGCCGAGGCGGCCCTCGACGACCCGGGCCTGGTGCGCAGGTCGCTGACGAGGTACACCCCGACCTACTTGCGCTTCGTGTGGACGATGTCGGCCGGGCTGCTGATCATGACCTACGGCCTGTGGGCCTTCGAGCTGGCCGACGACGCCGACGGGTCCCCGCTCTTCGTGGCCTCCATGGCGCCCTTCGTGCTGGCCGTCATGCGCTACGCCGTCTCGATCGACGCGGGCGTGGCCGGCGAGCCCGAGGAGATCGCGCTGCGCGACCGGGTGCTGCAGGTGCTCGCCCTCGTGTGGCTGGTCCTGGTGGCCGGCGCGGTCTACCTGTAGGTCCACCTGGAGGGCTACCTGGACGGCACGGAGCCTCAGAGGACGCGCTTGGCGAGCCTCAGCAGTCCTTGCTTGGCCGAGCGACGGTGGGCCGATCCGCTGGCCTGCTCGGTGCCACGGTGCTCGAGGAACCACTCGTAGGAGCTCTGGAACATCGCGTCGGTGGACCACCGGGCGTGCCAGCCCAGCTCGTCGATCGCCGGGGTCACGTCGAACCACATCGACTTGCTGTACATGATCCAGTGGTAGGGCGCGAACGGCGTGAGGCCGAGCCGGGACGACAGCTCCATGGCCTTCGAGGTGGCCGCGACCGGCAGCGGCCGGACCCGGGCCCCGGTGCCGGCGTGGTCGCACAGGTGGCCGACGGCCTCGGCCATGGTGCCGAACTCCTCGGCGCCGATGTTGTAGACCGCCGGGCCCGGCCGGCGCGCGGCCAGCAGGCAGGCGCTGGCGAGGTCCTCGGCGTGGACGAACTGGTAGACGTTGCTGCCGTCGCCCAGCACGGGCACCCCGCGGCCGTCGGCGATCCAGTCGAAGAGTATGCCGAAGATGCCGAGCCGTCCGTGTCCCAGGATCGTGCGGGGCCGGACCACCGAGACGTCGAGGCCCCGCGTCGTCGCGGCGCGACAGAGCAGCTCGGCGTCGAGCTTGGCCTGCCCGTAGGCCTCCACCGGGCGGGGCACCGTGGCCCGGGTGACCGGGTTGGACTCGGGCACGCCGAACACGGCGCTGGACGAGGTGTGCACCACCTTGGTCACCCCGGCCCGCTCGCTCTCCTCGAGCACCACAGCGGTGCCGTGCACGTTGACCGACTCGAACAGGTCGCGGTCGCGGGCGAGCGGCACCTGGGCCACGTTGTGGAAGACCAGGTCGACCCCGGCCATCGCCCGGCGGACCTGGTCCTGGTCGCGTACGTCGGCGCGGAACAGCCGGACGTCGGAGGGGCGGTCGGTGGCGTCGACGACGTCGAGCACCCGGACCTCGAGGCCGGAGCGCAGCAGCTGCTCGACCAGGATCGAGCCGAAGTAGCCGCTGCCACCGGTCACCAGCGCGACGTCGGTCATCAGTGTGCCTTCCGGGGCGCGATCGGGACGCCCTGGGCCGCGCACCACCGCACCGAGCGGCGCATGCCCTCGGCCAGGTCGACCTGCGGCGCGTAGCCGAGCTGGTCGACCGTCGCCGAGACGTCGCAGGCGATGGTCTTGTCCATCTCGCCCAGCACGTGGATCTGCTGGTGGTAGATGCCGCGGGCCTGGAGCACGCGGTCGGCCCGCTCCGCGACCCGGCCGACGAGGGCGGGGGCCCGCAGCCGCCGTCCGCTGGTGCGGTAGCCCTCCTCGTCGAGGACGCGCTCGACGGTCGCCACGATGTCGGCCATCGTGTAGGGCTCGCGGTCGGCGACCCAGAAGGCCCGGCCCGCGGCGTCCGGGTGCTGCTCGGCGAGCGCGACGCCCTGGACCAGGTTGTCGACGTGGACCATGGAGCGGGCCTGTCGTCCATCACCGAGGACGGGGAACCGGCCGGCGGCGACCATCGCGAAGAAGGTGCTCTGCCGAGCGGGTTGGAACGGGCCGTAGAACCACGGCGGGCGAACCGCCACGGTCTCGACCCGTCCGGCGGTGGACGCCTCGAGGACGAGCTGCTCGGCCCGCATCTTCGAGGCGCCGTAGCCGAGGTAGGGCCGGTAGGGCTCGTGCTGGCGGAAGCGGTCGGTCGGGGTGGGGTTGACCCCGAAGGCCGAGTTGGACGACAGGTGCACCAGCCGGCGCACGCCGGCCTCGGCGGCCGCGGCGAGCAGGGCGCGGGTGCCGCCCACGTTGACCCGCTCGAAGTCGCTGACCCGCTCGGGGTGGATGACGCCCGCGGCGTGGACCACCGACGCCCCGGCGGCGCCGTCGAGCAGCCGGGCGACCACGGCGGGGTCGGCGACGTCGCCCACGTGCACGACGGCACGCGGCAGCACCTCGAGGATGTCGGTCACCTCGGCGGGGACCGCGGCGAGCACGCGCACCTCGCCGTCGCGGGCGACGGGACCGTGCTCGGGGCGCGGCCGGGCGATCGCGTCGAGGAAGGCGCGGCCGAACCAGCCCCCGCCTCCGGTCAGCACCGTCACCGTCATCCTCGGCCTCCCAGCAGCTGCTCGACGTTGCGGTGCGCGACCGCCATGAGGGTGCCCTGGGGGTTGATGCCCGGGGCGTCGGGCAGCAGGGACGCGTCGTTGACCCGGAGGTTGGCGACGTCGTGGACCCGGCCGAAGGAGTCGGTGGCCGTGCGCCGGCGGTTCTCCCCCATGGCCATGGTGCCGCACAGGTGCACGGTCATCACCGAGGAGCTCGCCCGGCTCATCCCCGCGACGGCGGCGGGGATCTGCCCGGGACCGGTGATCCGGGGCGCGCCGACGTACGACGGCACCTGCAGCTCGGCACCCGCGGCGTCGAGCAGGAGCATCAGGCGGCCGAGCCCGGCGCGCAGGGACGCCAGGTCGCGACCGGTGAGCGCGTAGGTGACCACCGGGTCCCGCACGCCGGGGACCACGCGCACCCGGCCCGTGCCCTGGCTGCGGATGGAGGCGTAGTAGACCGACTGCCGCCGCCAGGCCGGCTCGAGGTCGCGGTCGCGGTCCCAGGTGCCCGACAGGCCGAGCGCGATCATCCCGGGGCGCCCCGCCGACCCGCCGAAGGTCAGGTCGGGCGCGAACTCCTTGACCTGGTAGGCCGCGAGGTCGGCCGGGTCGTTGATCTCGTGGTCGAGCTGGGCCAGGACCTTGACGGTGGGGTGCATCGACAGCCCCCGACCGACGTTGCGGCGTACGCCGCTGCGCAGCAGCAGCGCCGGGGTCTGGATCGCTCCCCCGCACACGACGACGTGGTCGCCGGTGACGACCCCGCGGTCGGTGACGACGCCGGTGACCCGGCCGCGCTCGATGCGCAGCCGCTGCGCGCGTACGCCGGGGCGTATCTCGGCGCCGGCTGCGACGGCGTCGGCGAGGTAGGTGCGGAGCATGGTCTGCTTGACCAGGCCGGGGCCGGTCTCGCTGGGGCGGACCCACCGCGGCACGTCGAAGCCGTTCCAGCCGAGCGCGTCGGCGCCCCGACGAAGCACGTCGGAGGCCGGGCTCAGCGGGCCGCTCGGCGTGGTGACGGACAGCCGCTCCTCGACCGCGTCGGACCACGGCGCGAGGTCGTCGGCGCCGAGGCCCTCGATGTCGAGCTCCCGGCTCCACGCGTCGAGCACCGTCGGGTCCGGGCGGTGGTAGAGCCCGGAGTTGACCTCGCTGCCACCTCCGACGCAGGCGGCCTCGGTGTAGGCCACCGGCGGCCGGCCGAGCGCGACGGTCAGACCGCCGTGGCGGTACTGGCGGCGCATCTGCTCCAGGGAGTACGGCGGCACCTCTCCGGGCTCGACGTGGTCACCCTCCTCGAGGACGACGACGCGGAGCCCGCGCCGGGCGCACTCGCGGGCGGTGACGGCCCCGCCCGGGCCCGAGCCCACGATCACGACGTCGTAGGTCATCGCTCGTCCTCGTAGTAGACGACCAGCGCGACCCCGCGCACCAGCCGGAAGTACTCGGAGACCAGGGGCAGGCGACTGCCGGCCAGGCGGCGTACGACGCGGGCCCGGTCGTCGGGGGCCAGGCGCGAGTAGGGACGCCGCCCGAGCACGCTGGCCGCCACCGTGACGACCGCCTGTGCCGCCCCGACCCCGAGCCGGGTGCCGTCGGGCAGCGACGCGAGGTGTCGCGCGGTGGCCTCGCCGACGGCCCGGGCGTCGCGGGGCGACAGCTGGGGCAGGTCACCGGCGAGCAGGTCGCTGGTGAGGCTCGCGAGACGATCGGACACCCGGGCAGTCTCCCTCACCCGCACCACGGTTGAATCAGAGGTCCCACACCCAGGAGGACCCTGATGCACCTCGGCGTCGACAGCTTCGTCTCCACCGTGACCGACCCGACCGACGGCCGCGTGATCGGCGCGGCCGAGCGCATGGAGCACCTCCTCGAGGAGATCACGCTCGCCGACCGGGTCGGGCTCTACTCGTTCGGCATCGGCGAGCACCACCGCAGCGACTACTACGACTCGGCGCCGCAGATCATCCTCGCGGCCGCCGCAGCGCTGACCGAGCGCATCCGGCTCGGCAGCGCCGTCAAGGTCCTCAGCGCCGACGACCCGGTGCGGGTGTTCCAGCAGTTCGCGACCCTCGACCTGATCGCCAAGGGCCGCATCGACCTGGTGGTGGGCCGCGGCTCCTTCACCGAGGCCTTCCCGCTGTTCGGGCTCGACCTCTCCGACTACGACACGCTGTTCAGCGAGAAGCTCGAGCTGTTGCTGCAGATCCGCGACGGCGGCGAGATCACCTGGTCGGGCCGGCACCGGCCGCCGCTGGTGCGCCAGAGCGTGTTCCCGCGTCCGTTCCAGGACCCGCTGCCCATCTGGGTCGGCGTCGGAGGCACCCCGGAGTCGTTCGCCCGCGCCGGGCTGCTCGGCCTGCCCCTGATGATCGCGATCATCGGTGGCGAGCCGCGGCAGTTCGCACCCCACGTCGAGCTCTACCGGCGCGCCGGCGCCCAGGCCGGCCACCCGCCAGAGAAGCTCCAGGTGGGGCTCCACGTGTTCGGGTTCGTCGGCGAGACCGTGGAGTCCGCGGCCGACACCATCTATCCCGGGTGGGAGGAGATGTTCGTCAAGGTCGCTCGCGAGCGCGGCTTCGCCCGACCCAACCGGCGCCAGTTCGACGCCACCGCGGGCCCCGACGGCGCGTTCTTCCTGGGCGACCCGCAGACCGTCGCCGACAAGATCCGCCGGGTCTCCGACCAGCTCGGCGGGGTCGACCGGCTGTCGCTGCAGATGACCAACCCGCGCCTGGCCCACGCCGACCTGCTGCGCGGCATCGAGCTGCTCGGCACCGAGGTCGCCCCGTTGGTCGCTGACGTCTGACGACTGACGCAGGAGCGCAGCGACTGCGTGCAGTCGTCGATGGTGGTCGAGCGTCCGGGTCGCCGACCGAGCTTGCTCGGGCGCGAACCGGCGTCGAGACCCCCGCAACCGGTCTACGGGACTCGACCACCGCCTGGCGTCAATGCGCCGCGTCGTGCCAGGAGCGACCGGTGCCGACGGAGACGTCGAGCGGCACGGTGAGGTCGGCGGCGCCGGCCATCTGCTCGCGCACCACCCGCTCGAGGGCCTCGGCCTCACCCGGCGCGACCTCGAAGACGAGCTCGTCGTGGACCTGGAGCAGCATCCGAGAGCGCAGCGAGCTCGCGTCGAGCGCCTCCTGGGTGCGCAGCATGGCCACCTTGATCAGGTCGGCGGCCGAGCCCTGGATGGGGGCGTTGAGGGCCATCCGCTCCGCCATCTCGCGCCGCTGGCGGTTGTCGCTGTTGAGGTCGGGCAGGTAGCGCCGCCGGCCCATGATGGTCTCGGTGTAGTCGTCCTTGCGGGCCTGGACGACCACGCTCTGCAGGTAGTCGCGGATGCCGCCGAAGGTCTCGAAGTACTCGTCCATCAGCCCGCGCGCCTCACCGGGCTCGATGCCGAGCTGCTGACCCAGGCCGAAGGCGGACAGCCCGTAGGCCAGGCCGTAGTTCATCGCCTTGATCTTGGCGCGCTGCTCGACGGTCACCTGGTCGGCCGGGGTGTCGAAGACCCGCGCCGCGGTGATCGAGTGGAAGTCGCTGCCGGACCGGAACGCCTCGATGAGCAGGGCGTCGTCGGACAGGTGGGCCATGATCCGCATCTCGATCTGGCTGTAGTCGGCGGTCAGCAGCGACTCCTGTCCCTCGCCCACGACGAAGCCCTCGCGGATGCGACGGCCCTCCTCGGTGCGGATCGGGATGTTCTGCAGGTTGGGCTCGGTGCTGGACAACCGACCGGTGGCGGCGATGGTCTGGTTGAACGTGGTGTGGATGCGGCCGTCGGGCGCCACCGTCTTGAGCAGGCCGTCGATGGTCTGCCGCAGCCGGATCACGTCTCGGTGCCGCAGCAGGTGGGCCAGGAACGGGTGCTCGGTCTTGACGTAGAGGGCCTGCAGCGCGTCGGCGTCGGTCGTGTAGCCCGTCTTGGTCTTCTTGGTCTTGGGCATCTCGAGCTCGTCGAACAGCACCGCCTGCAGCTGCTTGGGCGAGCCCAGGTTGATCTCGCGCCCGATCGTGTCGTAGGCCGACTCGGCGGCTCGGCGCACCTCGGTGTCGAACTCGCTCTGCAGGGACTCGAGGTAGTCGACGTCGACGGCGATGCCGGTCTGCTCCATGCGGGCCAGCAGGTGCACCAGGGGCAGCTCGACCCCCGCGAGCAGCGGTGCGGCGCCGCGCTCGTCGAGCTCGGCGTCGAGCGCCTCGGCGAGGTCGAGGACCGCGCGGGCGTGGAGCATCGCGGGACCGGCGACGTCGGTGCTGGCGTCGAAGAGCAGCCCCTGGTCGTCCTCGCCCTGCTCCTGCTTGAGCTCGCGCTTGAGGTAGCGCACGGTCAGGTCGGCCAGGTCGTAGGACCGCTGGTCGGGGCGCACGAGGTAGGCGGCCAGCGCGGTGTCGCTCACGACGCCGGCCAGGGTCCACCCGTGGGCCGCCAGCGCCAGCTCGGGGCCCTTGGCGTCGTGGAAGACCTTGGGCCGGTCGGGGGCGGCCAGCCACGCGGCCAGCGCGGCGTCGTCGTCGGGGGTCAGGGTCGTGGCGTCGACGTAGGCCGAGCGGCCCGTCGCGGTCGCCAGGCCCAGGCCCTCGACCTGGCCGGTGCCGCTGCCCCAGGTGCCGCGGACGTGCAGACCGGTGCGCTCCTCGCCGAGCTCGGCCAGCCAGTCCCCCACGGTGCCCGGCTCGAGCGCCGCGCCGGACAGCTCGAAGCCGCCCTCCTCGAGGATCTCGACCGAGCCGACCTCCTCGAACAGGCGGTTGCGCAGCACCCGGAACTCGAGACCGTCGAACAGCGTGTGCACCTCCTGGCGGTCCCAGGCCTGGCGGGCCATGTCACGCGGGTGCAGGTCGAGGTCGAGGTCGCGGATCAGGGCGTTGAGCCGGCGGTTGCGGATGACGTCGCCGAGGTGGGCCCGCAGGCTGTCGCCGGCCTTGCCCTTGATCTCGTCGGCGTGGGTGATGAGGTTGTCGAGGCCGTCGTAGGTGGCCAGCCACTTGGCCGCGGTCTTGGGGCCGACGCCGGGGATGCCGGGGAGGTTGTCGGAGTCCTCACCCACCAGCGCGGCGAGCTCGGGGTAGCGGTCGGGCACCACGCCGTACTTGGCCTCGACGGTCGCCGGGGTGTGCCGCGCCATCTCGGACACGCCGCGCATCGGGTAGAGCAGGGTGCTGGCCTCGGTGACCAGCTGGAACGCGTCGCGGTCGCCGGAGAGGATGAGGACCTCCATGCCCTCGGCCAGCGCCTGCGTCGTGAGGGTCGCGATGATGTCGTCGGCCTCGAAGCCGGGCTTCTTCAGGTAGGGGATGCGCAGCGCGTCGAGGACCTCCTCGATGAGCGCCAGCTGGCCACCGAACTCGTCGGGGCTCTTGTTGCGCTTGGCCTTGTATTCGGAGTACTCCTCCATGCGGAAGGTCTGGCGCGAGACGTCGAAGGCGACCGCGATGTGGGTCGGCTGCTCGTCGCGGAGCATATTGATCAGCATCGAGGTGAACCCGAAGACCGCGTTGGTGTGCTGCCCGGTGGTGGTGGAGAAGTTCTCGACCGGCAGCGCGAAGAACGCCCGGTAGGCCAGGGAGTGGCCGTCGAGCAGGAGCAGCCGCGGAGGGGTGGACGGATCAACGGGTGCCTCGGTCACGCGCCCGACCCTAGCCGTCACCGCCGACACCCCGGCGCACGGCAGGATGGCGGCATGAACTCCACGCCGGACGACGAGAGCCAGGCCGTCATCGAGGCCATGTCCACGATGCCGATGGGTGCGCTCAACGACAAGATGGGGGTCGTGCTGGTCGAGATGACCGCCGACCGGATCGTCGCGACCATGCCGGTCGAGGGCAACCAGCAGCCCTACGGCCTGCTCCACGGGGGTGCCTCGGTCGTCCTGGCCGAGACCCTCGGCTCGATGGGCTCGGCGATCCACGCCCACCCGATGGACAAGGTCGCCGTCGGCGTCGACATCAACGCCACCCACCACCGCTCGGCGACCAGCGGTCTGGTCACCGGGGTCGCGACGCCGGTGCACCGCGGCCGGTCGAGCGCGTGCTGGGAGGTGGTGATCACCGACGAGCGCGGCAAGCGCGTGTGCACGTCGCGGATCACCTGTGCCCTGGTCCCCAAGGCCAGCCTCGGGATGTGAGCGCCGACCCCAGCGATCAGCAGGGCGGTCAGGAGTTGGGCGTGAGGGGCGGGCGGGCGCGCCGCATCGAGCGACGTGCGGCCAGCACGCGGGTGAGCTGGCGCCCGTCGGCCGCCGACGCCTGCAGCGCCGGCCGCTGGGCGCTCAGCCGGGCCCGGACGGCTGCCACCGGCGCCGACCGGTAGGTCGCCAGCGGCCCGAGTGCGAGGCGGGCCATGAAGCGGTTGCCGTCGCGCGAGCCGGCGGTCACGGCGGTGCAGACCTGGGTCACGCCGATCTCCTCGGCGAACGACACCGAGCACTCCATCAGCATCCGGCCGATGCCGTGGCGCCGGAAGTCGGGGGCGACGCAGGGTGAGAGCACCTGGACGGCGTGGTCGAGGTTGAGCGAGCTCACGGTCGTCGCCTTGAGCAGCACCGCCCCGGCCCGCTGCCCGTCGTACTCGGCGACGACCAGGCGCTGCTCTGGTGTGGAGCCCGCCGTCTTGATGATGTGCTCGAGGTCGGCGACCAGGTCGGGCTGCTCGGCCCGGCGCATCGCGCCGGACCACAGCTCGACCAGGAACGGCGCATCGTGAACCTCGGCGGCGCGCAGCATGACGAGCGACCGTGACACCGACGACCTCCTGCTCGTGCCCGAGGGGCTGCGGCCCCCCAGGGCCCTGGCTCGCCGACGAACACTACGCTCAGGGCGCTCGGCGTGACAGAGGAGGCCTGAGTTTCGTGTTCCCCGGCATCGGCACCGCCGTCAACGTGGCGACCGTGCTCGCCGGAGCGGTGCTCGGTCGGCTCCTCGGCGACCGACTGCCCCAGCGGACCCGCGACCTGGTGACCGACGGCCTGGGCCTGGTCACCCTGCTGATCGCGGCCACCTCGGCCGTCGCGGTGCTCGACCCGGCCCTGGCCAGCGAGGTCGGCGACAGCGCGCCGATGCTGATCGTGCTGGGCGCCGTGCTCCTCGGCGGGGTCGCGGGCTCGCTGTGCCGCCTCGAGAGCCGGGTGGAGGCGCTCGGTGGGTGGCTGCAGCGTCGACTGGCCGGCGAGCAGGGATCCGCGGAGCGCCAGCGGTTCATCGAGGGCTTCGTGGTGTCGTCCCTGATCTTCTGCACCGGCCCGCTGACGATCCTGGGAGCGCTCAACGACGGCCTGGGCAACGGCGCCGACCAGCTCTACCTCAAGGCGACCCTCGACGGCTTCGCCGCCATCGCGTTCGCGGCGTCCTTCGGGTGGGGCGTCGCGGCGAGCGCCGTGACCGTCGTGGTCGTGCAGGGATCGCTGACCGTGCTGGGCGTGGCCGTCGGCGACGTGCTGCCCGCCGCCCACCTGGCGGCGATCACCGCCACCGGCGGCCTGCTGCTCGTCGGGGTGGCGATGCGCCTGCTCCGGATCCGGGAGATCCCGGTCGCCGACCTGCTGCCGGCCCTGCTGGTCGCTCCCGCGCTCGTCACGCTCGTCGCCGCCGTACGCTGAGGCGGCCGCAACCGGGACGAGACAGGGCCCGAGACAGGAATGTGCCCACGTCGTTACCCGTAGGCGCCGCACGGACGCCCGCCAGGGCATAGCCTGCGCACGGCCGATGTCCGCGGGAACCCCCGCGACGACTGTTCGACCCGGATATGCTGCCGCGATCTGTGGCCCCGGACCTCGCCCGAGACCACTGCACCGGTGACAGGAGTTCCATGCACACCCGCTCTTCCTCGTTCCCAGGGCGACCCCGGCGACTCGGCCTCGCCCGGGTCGGGGCGATCGCCGCGCTGTCGCTGCTCGCCCTGCTGCTGGTCGGAGGCGTCTCCTCCGCCGAAGCCGCCTCGCCGCCCGCCCAGGCCACCGCCGCCGGCTGCCAGGGCACCCCGATCGACAAGACGGTCCGGGGCACCCTGAAGAACTCCGCCGCCGACGACACCCCCGTGGCCGACGTCAAGATCACCGTCACCAACTGCGACGGCGAGGAGTTCGAGGGCGCGACCGACGAGGCCGGCAACTTCGAGATCGCCTTCACCAGCGGTCTGGGTCCCGTCTCGGTGACCATCGACCCCGAGACCCTGCCCGACGGCGTCGAGCTGCGCACCGACAAGACCACCAACGTGATCACGGGGTCGCTGTCGACCATCAACACCGCGTTCCCGATCGGCCCCGACGACCGCGACACCGAGACCAAGTGGGACCGGGTCCCCGACCTGATCTACAGCGGTCTGCTGTTCGGGCTGATCCTGGCGCTGGCGGCCCTGGGCCTCAACATGATCTTCGGGACGACCGGGCTGACGAACTTCGCCCACGGTGAGCTGATCAGCTTCGGGGCGATCGTCACCTTCTACATCAGCACCGGCGTCGACCTGCCGTTCACCGACTCCGAGCTCAACCTGCCGTTCCTGGTCGCCGCCCCGTTGGCGGTGCTGCTGGCGATGGGCTTCGGCTGGCTGCAGGACACCTGGCTCTGGAGGCCGCTGCGCAACCGCGACGTCGGCCTGATCGCGGCGATGATCGTGACCATCGGGCTGCAGTTCTTCCTGCGCAACATCTACGCCTACGTGACCGGCTCGCGGTTCCAGACCTACGACGAGTACTACACGCCGGACGGCAAGGACTTCCACGGGCTGTTCACCTACACCTCGCGTGACCTGTTCGTGGCCGGCACCTGCATCGTGGTGCTCCTGGCCGTCATCCTCGCGCTCTCCTACACCCGCCTGGGCCGCGCGACGCGCGCCGTCGCCGACAACCCCGCCCTGGCCGCCTCGACCGGCATCAACGTCGACCGCGTCATCTCCATGGTGTGGATCGTCGGCACCGGCCTGGCCGCCCTGGCCGGCGTCTTCCTCGGCTTCCAGCTGGGCGTGACCTACCAGATCGGCCAGCTGGTCCTGCTGCTGCTGTTCGCCGCGATCTGCGTCGGCGGGCTGGGCTCGATCTGGGGTGCCGTCGTCGGTGCCCTCCTGATCGGCGTGCTCATCGACCTGTCCACGCTGTTCATCAACGCCGACCTCAAGAACGCCGGCGCCCTGCTCCTGCTCATCGTGATCCTTCTCGTCCGCCCCCAAGGCCTCCTGGGCCGCCGGGAACGGATCGGCTGAGGCGAAAGGACCGCTCATGCCTGACTTCATCTCCGTCCCGTTCCACGACGGGCTGTCACCGATCGCCATCTCCTACGTGCTCGCCGCGATGGGTCTCAACATCCACTTCGGCTACACCGGCCTGCTCAACTTCGGCCAGGCCGCGTTCGCGGCGGCCGGCGGCTACGCCATGGCGGTCACCATCGTCTCCTTCGACGTGCCCTTCATCCCGGCGATCCTCCTCGGGATCCTGGCCGCCGTCGTGCTGTCCCTGATCATGGGCATCCCGACCCTGCGACTACGCGCCGACTATCTGGCCATCGTCACCATCGCGGTGGCCGAGATCCTCAGACTCGTCGTGACGACGTCCTACAAGGACTACTTCCACGCCCGCGACGGGGTCAGCGGGTTCACCTCGACCTTCCGGTCCTGGAGCCCCTACAAGGGCATGGACGGCAACTTCTTGACCTTCAGCGCCGGAGACCTGTGGGTGATGACCGTGGGCTGGATCCTGGTCGCCCTGATCTGCGTGCTCGTCTTCCTGCTGATGCGCAGCCCGTGGGGTCGCGTGCTGAAGTCGATCCGCGAGGACGAGGACGCCGTCCGCTCGCTCGGCAAGAACGTCTACTCCTACAAGCTCCAGGCGCTCATCCTCGGCGGCGTGATCGGTGCCGTCGGCGGCTTCGTCGGCGCGCTGGGCCTGGCCTCGGTGCAGCCCGACACGTTCACCACCGACTTCACCTTCATCGCCTTCACGATGCTGATCCTCGGCGGCGCGGCGCGGGTCCTGTCGC
This window contains:
- the polA gene encoding DNA polymerase I, producing MTEAPVDPSTPPRLLLLDGHSLAYRAFFALPVENFSTTTGQHTNAVFGFTSMLINMLRDEQPTHIAVAFDVSRQTFRMEEYSEYKAKRNKSPDEFGGQLALIEEVLDALRIPYLKKPGFEADDIIATLTTQALAEGMEVLILSGDRDAFQLVTEASTLLYPMRGVSEMARHTPATVEAKYGVVPDRYPELAALVGEDSDNLPGIPGVGPKTAAKWLATYDGLDNLITHADEIKGKAGDSLRAHLGDVIRNRRLNALIRDLDLDLHPRDMARQAWDRQEVHTLFDGLEFRVLRNRLFEEVGSVEILEEGGFELSGAALEPGTVGDWLAELGEERTGLHVRGTWGSGTGQVEGLGLATATGRSAYVDATTLTPDDDAALAAWLAAPDRPKVFHDAKGPELALAAHGWTLAGVVSDTALAAYLVRPDQRSYDLADLTVRYLKRELKQEQGEDDQGLLFDASTDVAGPAMLHARAVLDLAEALDAELDERGAAPLLAGVELPLVHLLARMEQTGIAVDVDYLESLQSEFDTEVRRAAESAYDTIGREINLGSPKQLQAVLFDELEMPKTKKTKTGYTTDADALQALYVKTEHPFLAHLLRHRDVIRLRQTIDGLLKTVAPDGRIHTTFNQTIAATGRLSSTEPNLQNIPIRTEEGRRIREGFVVGEGQESLLTADYSQIEMRIMAHLSDDALLIEAFRSGSDFHSITAARVFDTPADQVTVEQRAKIKAMNYGLAYGLSAFGLGQQLGIEPGEARGLMDEYFETFGGIRDYLQSVVVQARKDDYTETIMGRRRYLPDLNSDNRQRREMAERMALNAPIQGSAADLIKVAMLRTQEALDASSLRSRMLLQVHDELVFEVAPGEAEALERVVREQMAGAADLTVPLDVSVGTGRSWHDAAH
- a CDS encoding hotdog fold thioesterase, with the translated sequence MNSTPDDESQAVIEAMSTMPMGALNDKMGVVLVEMTADRIVATMPVEGNQQPYGLLHGGASVVLAETLGSMGSAIHAHPMDKVAVGVDINATHHRSATSGLVTGVATPVHRGRSSACWEVVITDERGKRVCTSRITCALVPKASLGM
- a CDS encoding GNAT family N-acetyltransferase — encoded protein: MSRSLVMLRAAEVHDAPFLVELWSGAMRRAEQPDLVADLEHIIKTAGSTPEQRLVVAEYDGQRAGAVLLKATTVSSLNLDHAVQVLSPCVAPDFRRHGIGRMLMECSVSFAEEIGVTQVCTAVTAGSRDGNRFMARLALGPLATYRSAPVAAVRARLSAQRPALQASAADGRQLTRVLAARRSMRRARPPLTPNS
- a CDS encoding DUF554 domain-containing protein, with translation MFPGIGTAVNVATVLAGAVLGRLLGDRLPQRTRDLVTDGLGLVTLLIAATSAVAVLDPALASEVGDSAPMLIVLGAVLLGGVAGSLCRLESRVEALGGWLQRRLAGEQGSAERQRFIEGFVVSSLIFCTGPLTILGALNDGLGNGADQLYLKATLDGFAAIAFAASFGWGVAASAVTVVVVQGSLTVLGVAVGDVLPAAHLAAITATGGLLLVGVAMRLLRIREIPVADLLPALLVAPALVTLVAAVR
- a CDS encoding ABC transporter permease subunit, yielding MHTRSSSFPGRPRRLGLARVGAIAALSLLALLLVGGVSSAEAASPPAQATAAGCQGTPIDKTVRGTLKNSAADDTPVADVKITVTNCDGEEFEGATDEAGNFEIAFTSGLGPVSVTIDPETLPDGVELRTDKTTNVITGSLSTINTAFPIGPDDRDTETKWDRVPDLIYSGLLFGLILALAALGLNMIFGTTGLTNFAHGELISFGAIVTFYISTGVDLPFTDSELNLPFLVAAPLAVLLAMGFGWLQDTWLWRPLRNRDVGLIAAMIVTIGLQFFLRNIYAYVTGSRFQTYDEYYTPDGKDFHGLFTYTSRDLFVAGTCIVVLLAVILALSYTRLGRATRAVADNPALAASTGINVDRVISMVWIVGTGLAALAGVFLGFQLGVTYQIGQLVLLLLFAAICVGGLGSIWGAVVGALLIGVLIDLSTLFINADLKNAGALLLLIVILLVRPQGLLGRRERIG